From the Streptomyces sp. NBC_01216 genome, the window GGCGGTCGGTGAGAGCGCCACGAAGGCCGAGGTGATGAAGAGGTACGCACCGAGCCCCACGGCGAGCGGAAAGACGAACTGCATCGCCGAGGCTCCGGGGAGGTCCGCCGGCGAGGGGGCCACGTCGATGCGCACGGCGAGCATGCCCGTGTAGTGCATGCTGCTCACGGCTGCGCCCATGAGCGGCGAGGCGATCGCCACCGCGACCGGCGCGTGGATGTGGAGTGCCGCCCACAGGGCCGCCGTGGCCGCGACGACGGCGATGACGACAGAGAGTCCGACCAGGACCGGGTCGTAACGCACCTGTCCGTGCAGGCGCAACGCTGCCATGCCCAGGTAGTGCATGCTCGCGACGCCGACGCCGGTGGTGAGCCCGCCGACGAGGAGCGAGCCGAGACGGTCGCCGACGCCGACGACCGCGAAGACTCCGACGCCGACCACGGCCATGGCGATGAGCAGGCTGAGAACGGTCAGTGGTACGTCGTAGCGGATGTCCGTCCCCGTCACACCGAAGCCGAGCATGGCGACGAAGTGCATCGTCCAGATGCCGGTACCCAGGGCGGAGGCGGCGGTGAGCAGCCAGTTGCGACGCGACTGGCCGGTCGTCTCGAGTGCTCGGACGGTACAGCGCAGCCCGAGGGCGCCGCCGAGGCAGGCCATCGCGTACGACAGCACGGGTGTCAGCCACCCGAAGGTGGCGTGGTCCAGGTGTCCCATGGCTCAGGGACGCTAGTCCTGAGCAAGGGGCGCATTGGGGGCGCATTTCGAAACCTGATGGAATATGACACAGAGGTGTTCTTGAACGATCGTGCAGCGCTCGAACGTGCGCGCAGAGCGTTCGCCCCGAGGGGTGGGCAATCATGGACGCATGAGCGATGACCCGACCCGTGTCCAGGAATTCTTCGGCGCCCGCGCCGCCGGCTGGGACTCCAGGTTCCCCGACGACGGACCGGCGTACGCCGCAGCCGTGCGCGACCTCGGCCTGCGTTCCGGCGACGCCGTGCTCGACGCGGGCTGCGGCACCGGACGGGCCCTGCCCGCTCTGCGCGAAGCCGTCGGCCCCACCGGGACCGTCCTCGGTGTCGATCTCACGCCCGAGATGCTCGACGCCGCCGTTCGTGCGGGACGCGACGGCGCGGCGGCGCTGCTGCTCGCGGATGTCGCCCGGCTGCCGGTGCGCGACGGCACCCTCGACGCGGTGTTCGGCGCGGGTCTCGTGTCCCATCTGGCGGACCCGGCGGGGGGCCTGCGCGAACTCGCCCGTGTGGTCAGCCCCGGCGGCCGGCTCGCCCTCTTCCACCCCCTCGGCCGCGCGGCCCTCGCGGCCCGCCACGGGCGCCGGGTGACCGGGGACGACCTGCGCGCGGAGCACAACCTCGGTCCGGTGCTGGGTGGTTCGGGCTGGCGGATGGTCAGTTACACCGACCGCGCGGACCGTTACCTCGCGATCGCCGTCCGCGCGGACTGACGGACGGCCGCCGGCCTCCGCCCCGGACCACGCGCCCTACTGCCCCGGCCGATCCGTGTCTACGGTGGAGGTGCCGGGCTGCCGTGCCCGGGGAAGGCGGCAGAACGTGACGCGCGTCGGTGAACGATTCCGCAGGCTCTTCCCCTCCGCGCGCCCCGGATCGTCCTCGGGGCCTGGCGGGGCCCGGCCGCGGCGGACCCACAATCTCTTCGAGGCGGCGGCGGTGTACGTGGCGGCCGGCGCGGAGGACGACGACCGGCGAGCCGACGAGGCGGCGGCCTGGGTCTCCCCCGACGCCCTCGCCTTCGGGGTCAACGAGCTCGCCTGCCGGGCGGTGATCGCGCTCGCCAGGGAGCACGACCGGCCACCCGAGGCAGTGGCCCGCTCCCTGCTCGGGCTGCCGGACGCGCCGGCGGGCGGAGCCGGGTGAGCCGCGGCGCCGGAGCGCGCGGTCGGACCGCGCGGCACGCGAGCGGGCGGCGCGGCGGCCTCCGGTAGCACGTCGGCCCCCCCGGAGGCGGGGGGCCGACGGCCGGCCGTGCGGAAGGACACACGCCCCTTCGCCGTCTTCCCGCACGGAGACTCTCGACGCACGGGTTACCCACTGGCTATGGTGCGCCGACGACCAAAAGGGGAGGCTGCCGTGGGTGGGACGGAACCGACCGCCGACGACGACGCGCTCTACGTGCTGACGGCGGTCCTGCTGACGCCCGCGCGGTTCCCGAGCGTCCTCGGCGACGACTACCCCGCCGCGTGCTCGGCCCTCGGGCTCGAACCGCGCGCCGAGGGGTACGGACTCGTCCTCGGCCAGGATGGCACCGGGGCGCGCTGGAGCGTGATCGTCGACGACGTGTCGCTCGTCGCGGTGGCGATCGCGTCGTGGGACTGCGGCATGGCGTACGACCTCTCCCCCGACGAGCGCTCGGTGGTGGCCGCCCTCCCGGGCTGGCCGCTCCCCGTGGCCTCGGCGGCCCCCGGTCTCCCGGCCCCGCACGACCCGGAGCCCGAGGAGGGCGACCGGACGCCGCTCGCCCCGCCGTCCGAGGACGCCTGGGGCCCGGCGCAGCGCCGGCTCGGCGCCGACGAGGTGGCGCGGCAGTGGGCCGCGTGGCGCGCCCGGATGGACGAGCCCGCGCAGGAGGCGGGTGACGCCCAGGCCGCCCCCGGCCCGGCGGTGAAGGACGGCGGGAGCCCCGCGCCGGCTCCTTCCGGGAATCCCGGCGGCGACATCGCGACGGACCCGCGCACCGACCCCTACGACGGCGTGCGGCGGGCCCTCGCCGAACTGCGCGGCTATCTGGAGGAGGCACCTCCGGTCGGCCGGGTGCGGTCGAGTTTCGCCACCGGTGACGCGCGGATGCTGCGCGCCGACGGTCCCGGCTGGTCGCTGGTCGCGCGGACCGACGACATGGCGTTCGTCCTGCTCGACGACGAGCCACGGGACGTCCTTCCAGTGGCCCGCGGCCCCCGGCTGCCCGCCCTTCTGACGGCCCTGGACGCCATGGCCGTCAGGCCCTCCTGACCGGAGGCGCCACATGACGTCCGCTGCCGAGGTGTGGGCCGGGACCATGGCCGCGCGGGAGAGGCTCCGCGCACGATGAGGCCGCGCGCTCCACGGGGCGACGCGGTCCTGTCCCGCCGCCCCACCGGAGGCCGTCCATGCGCCCGATCCGAGGTGTCTCCCTGCTCACCGCGCTCCTGACGGCGCTGGCCCTCCTGGCTCCCGCCGCTCCGGCGGGAGCCGAGGACGCCGGGGCGCCGTCCTGCGCCCACCGGGACCGCCTGCGTGTGCCGGGAGCCGAAGTCCAGCGGTCGGCCTGTCTCACCGACCTGACGACCGCCGGTCTGGCCGGCACCGCGTACACCGACATCGCCGACCAGGCCGGACTGTCGGCACGGGGCACCGGCAACCCCTCCGGGGTGCCCGGCATCCAGATCGACGGCTACTTCCCCGACGACTCGCGGCTCAACGCCACCCACGGCTGGGCCCACGACTCCCAGTTCGTGATCCGGCTCCCGGCACGCTGGAACGGCGGTCTGGTCGTCACCGGGGCCCCCGGAACCCGCCGTCAGTACTCCACCGACGCCCTGATCTCCGACGACGTACTCGCCCGGGGTTTCGCCTACGCGGCGACCGACAAGGGCAACACCGGGCCGGACTTCTTCACCGACGGCCGGCGGCCGGGCGACGCCGTCGCCGAGTGGAACCGGCGGGTCACCGAGCTGACGAGGGCCGCCGCGCGGACCGTCCGGCAGCGCTACGGACGCGCCCCGCTCCGTACGTACATGACGGGCATCTCCAACGGCGGCTACCTGACGCGGTGGCAGCTGGAGAACCACCCGGATCTGTACGACGGCGGGGTCGACTGGGAGGGCGTCCTGTGGACCGTCGACGGCCCCCATCCGTTGACGAGCCTGCCCGTGGCCGTGGCCCACTCCCTCGGACGCGCCACCGACGAGGAGCTGACCGGAGCGGGTTTCGCCGCCGGTTCGGACTTCCTGTGGCCCTACCACGCGAAGGCGTACTGGGGTCTGACGCAGAAGGTGTTCCGCGCCGAGTTCGACCCCTCGTACGATCCGGAGTGTCCGGGCGGGACGGCCGGGAGAACCGTCGAGGAGATCCTCGCCCCGTGCGCCTCCGACGCCTCCTACGACTACGCCGCACGGCCCCGCTCGGTCCGGCGGGCCATCGCACGGATCTCGCTGACCGGCAGGATCGGCAAGCCGCTGATCACCC encodes:
- a CDS encoding MHYT domain-containing protein, yielding MGHLDHATFGWLTPVLSYAMACLGGALGLRCTVRALETTGQSRRNWLLTAASALGTGIWTMHFVAMLGFGVTGTDIRYDVPLTVLSLLIAMAVVGVGVFAVVGVGDRLGSLLVGGLTTGVGVASMHYLGMAALRLHGQVRYDPVLVGLSVVIAVVAATAALWAALHIHAPVAVAIASPLMGAAVSSMHYTGMLAVRIDVAPSPADLPGASAMQFVFPLAVGLGAYLFITSAFVALSPTARERAAYASAGRLTEPDERAVDVAPPGFSAAMSTPGTGRGAPAARGAHAPPPYAHPTGPVDDGRDLRRGART
- a CDS encoding class I SAM-dependent methyltransferase, which translates into the protein MSDDPTRVQEFFGARAAGWDSRFPDDGPAYAAAVRDLGLRSGDAVLDAGCGTGRALPALREAVGPTGTVLGVDLTPEMLDAAVRAGRDGAAALLLADVARLPVRDGTLDAVFGAGLVSHLADPAGGLRELARVVSPGGRLALFHPLGRAALAARHGRRVTGDDLRAEHNLGPVLGGSGWRMVSYTDRADRYLAIAVRAD
- a CDS encoding tannase/feruloyl esterase family alpha/beta hydrolase, encoding MRPIRGVSLLTALLTALALLAPAAPAGAEDAGAPSCAHRDRLRVPGAEVQRSACLTDLTTAGLAGTAYTDIADQAGLSARGTGNPSGVPGIQIDGYFPDDSRLNATHGWAHDSQFVIRLPARWNGGLVVTGAPGTRRQYSTDALISDDVLARGFAYAATDKGNTGPDFFTDGRRPGDAVAEWNRRVTELTRAAARTVRQRYGRAPLRTYMTGISNGGYLTRWQLENHPDLYDGGVDWEGVLWTVDGPHPLTSLPVAVAHSLGRATDEELTGAGFAAGSDFLWPYHAKAYWGLTQKVFRAEFDPSYDPECPGGTAGRTVEEILAPCASDASYDYAARPRSVRRAIARISLTGRIGKPLITLHGDLDALLPIGTDSDVYARMTASRGRGDLHRYYTVEGGTHTDGLYDVHPDRLRPILPCYRAAFTALTRWVEAGRVPPASRTIARHADGDPVGSCALEE